One part of the Methylobacterium terrae genome encodes these proteins:
- a CDS encoding bifunctional folylpolyglutamate synthase/dihydrofolate synthase produces the protein MNAALSNAALSNAGPAAASPDAPTGSLPEVLDRLDRLTDWEKRPRGGMRVGLAPMRDLLHRLGAPQARLKVVHVGGTKGKGSVCALVEAGLMRAGLRVGRYASPHVEAITERVCLQGRPVEDAVLAGALARALDAHEAARRDGTAGLEATWFDVLTAAGLAIFGEAGLDWAVVEVGLGGRLDSTNAVDGAVAVVTNVGLEHTEILGTTRAAIAAEKVGILKPGAALVTTLAPDDEAGAVLAARAAALGCPVLRPTLPDAGSIAGENAALAGLVLDRLGAGGACGRDGARLGADLLDAETCAGARLPGRLERRVVPTARGPVPAVLDGAHVPFNLAAVLRDLDRDPGLPGTCTALVALAGDKDAAGFFAVLARHAAAVVCTEMPERRGHGAAALRALAAAEGLEAEAVAIPDAALARAADLAARRGGWLLVTGSLHLVGALRAATEAP, from the coding sequence ATGAACGCCGCACTGTCGAACGCCGCACTCTCGAACGCCGGACCCGCCGCCGCCTCGCCGGACGCGCCGACCGGATCCCTGCCCGAGGTGCTGGATCGCCTCGACCGCCTGACCGACTGGGAGAAGCGGCCGCGGGGCGGGATGCGGGTCGGGCTCGCGCCGATGCGCGACCTGCTGCACCGGCTCGGCGCGCCGCAGGCGCGCCTGAAGGTCGTCCATGTCGGCGGCACCAAGGGCAAGGGCTCGGTCTGCGCGCTCGTCGAGGCCGGGCTGATGCGGGCGGGCCTGCGGGTCGGGCGCTACGCCTCGCCCCACGTCGAGGCGATTACCGAGCGGGTCTGCCTCCAGGGCCGGCCGGTCGAGGATGCCGTGCTCGCCGGGGCGCTGGCCCGGGCGCTCGACGCCCACGAGGCGGCGCGCCGCGACGGCACCGCGGGCCTCGAGGCGACCTGGTTCGACGTCCTGACCGCCGCGGGCCTCGCGATCTTCGGCGAGGCCGGACTCGACTGGGCGGTGGTCGAGGTCGGGCTCGGCGGGCGCCTCGATTCGACCAACGCGGTCGACGGCGCGGTCGCGGTCGTCACCAATGTCGGGCTCGAGCACACCGAGATTCTCGGCACCACCCGCGCGGCCATCGCCGCCGAGAAGGTCGGCATCCTCAAGCCCGGCGCGGCGCTCGTCACCACCCTCGCTCCCGACGACGAGGCCGGTGCCGTCCTGGCCGCGCGCGCCGCCGCCCTCGGCTGCCCGGTCCTGCGGCCGACGCTTCCGGACGCGGGCTCGATCGCCGGGGAGAACGCGGCGCTCGCCGGCCTCGTCCTCGACCGTCTCGGCGCCGGCGGGGCGTGCGGCCGCGACGGCGCGCGGCTCGGCGCGGACCTCCTCGATGCCGAAACGTGCGCGGGCGCCCGCCTGCCCGGGCGGCTCGAGCGCCGGGTCGTCCCGACCGCGCGCGGCCCGGTGCCGGCGGTGCTCGACGGCGCCCACGTGCCGTTCAACCTCGCGGCGGTCCTGCGCGACCTCGATCGCGACCCGGGCCTCCCGGGGACCTGCACCGCGCTCGTGGCGCTCGCCGGCGACAAGGACGCGGCGGGGTTTTTCGCCGTGCTGGCCCGGCACGCCGCGGCGGTCGTGTGCACCGAGATGCCGGAACGGCGCGGCCACGGCGCTGCGGCGCTCCGGGCGCTCGCCGCCGCCGAGGGGCTGGAGGCCGAGGCGGTGGCGATCCCGGACGCGGCGCTCGCCCGGGCGGCGGACCTCGCCGCCCGGCGCGGCGGCTGGCTGCTGGTGACCGGCTCGC
- a CDS encoding Lrp/AsnC family transcriptional regulator: protein MPARLDAIDWAILRELQADGSITNVELARRVGLSAPPCLRRVRALEEAGIIRGYRALLEPKALGYEVVCFAMVQLAAQGQAELAAFAAEMRGWPLVRECWTLSGETDFLLKCVAPNLGAFQQLVGHLTGLPNVRTVRTALALDQIKDEPIAPLDDGALDA, encoded by the coding sequence TTGCCCGCCCGCCTCGACGCCATCGACTGGGCGATCCTCCGGGAGCTGCAGGCCGACGGCTCCATCACCAACGTGGAGCTGGCGCGGCGCGTCGGCCTGTCGGCGCCGCCCTGCCTGCGCCGGGTCCGCGCGCTCGAGGAGGCCGGCATCATCCGCGGCTACCGGGCGCTCCTCGAGCCCAAGGCGCTCGGCTACGAGGTGGTGTGCTTCGCCATGGTGCAGCTCGCCGCGCAGGGCCAGGCGGAGCTCGCCGCCTTCGCGGCGGAGATGCGCGGCTGGCCGCTGGTGCGCGAGTGCTGGACCCTCTCGGGCGAGACCGACTTCCTGCTCAAATGCGTCGCGCCGAATCTCGGCGCCTTCCAGCAGCTCGTCGGCCACCTCACCGGCCTGCCCAACGTGCGCACGGTGCGCACCGCGCTCGCCCTCGACCAGATCAAGGACGAGCCGATCGCGCCCCTCGACGACGGTGCGCTCGACGCGTAA
- a CDS encoding GumC family protein, which yields MTMVENVRNGLLIGAGPRGEEGREPWFLDPREILRTVRLRWITVLLPVLLLLGLAAAWTHLNPPQYAASTQILIDPRGLQVVKDGLTPPDQASDASLLLVDSQLRVLTSDDVLGRVVDRFDLAQDPEFQGRETLLGALKGLVARLTGRTEPPADPRLAALRILRDRTGARRLERSFVLELGVTSEDRDKAARLARGVAETYLARDAATRSDTTRRAGEAIEGRLAELRDALRKAEDKAQGFRARHNLVGTRAQLVSEQQLTQLSDQLGAARAKALEAGARLRQIEGVLAGGPSDSVNEIVQNPTITALRGQLAGVERLRADAEETLGRRHPSYQAALVQEKAVRGTIQAEIRRIAAASRNDYQAALASARTLADTLERRKADALKVGDDFVQLRELERQVEASRAVYEAFLVRARELQEQQRLDTSASRIISPASPPEKRLGPPTPVVFAAALVAGLGLGLVGSLGLELLAGRVRSRRRLEGHLGRSGLDALPRAPRGVAGAGAFRASFGTARGDGSYEVALARLRHRLAAAAPGQRPLVVLVTAADDRTGKSVLARALALSAASDRERVILVDTDPKGLVTRDLGAAAPRDLPATLRERGTLGEALITLASGLQVLPRPSDLPRDLAGRLADALLRSDADLVVVDLGLVGGNVVTERLIADERIPVLLLAVSARRGRLAAVDRALKAIGAGRRPRIVVTDVGARD from the coding sequence ATGACCATGGTCGAGAACGTCCGAAACGGGCTGCTGATCGGCGCGGGCCCGCGGGGCGAGGAGGGGCGCGAGCCCTGGTTCCTCGATCCGCGGGAGATCCTGCGCACCGTGCGCCTGCGCTGGATCACGGTGCTGCTGCCCGTGCTCCTCCTCCTCGGTCTCGCCGCGGCCTGGACCCACCTGAACCCGCCGCAATACGCGGCCTCGACCCAGATCCTGATCGATCCGCGCGGGCTCCAGGTGGTCAAGGACGGGCTGACGCCGCCGGACCAGGCGAGCGACGCGAGCCTCCTCCTCGTCGACAGCCAGCTCCGGGTCCTGACCTCCGACGACGTGCTCGGCCGCGTCGTCGACCGCTTCGACCTCGCGCAGGATCCCGAGTTCCAGGGCCGCGAGACCCTGCTCGGCGCCCTCAAGGGCCTGGTCGCGCGGCTCACCGGCCGCACCGAGCCCCCGGCCGACCCGCGGCTCGCGGCGCTCAGGATCCTGCGCGACCGGACGGGGGCGCGGCGCCTCGAGCGCAGCTTCGTGCTCGAGCTCGGGGTGACCTCCGAGGACCGCGACAAGGCCGCTCGGCTGGCCCGCGGCGTCGCCGAGACCTACCTCGCCCGCGACGCCGCCACCCGCTCCGACACGACCCGGCGCGCCGGCGAGGCGATCGAGGGCCGGCTCGCCGAATTGCGCGACGCCCTGCGCAAGGCCGAGGACAAGGCGCAAGGATTCCGGGCCAGGCACAACCTCGTCGGCACCCGCGCCCAGCTCGTGAGCGAGCAGCAGCTGACCCAGCTCAGCGACCAGCTCGGCGCCGCCCGGGCGAAGGCGCTCGAGGCCGGCGCCCGCCTGCGCCAGATCGAGGGCGTGCTCGCCGGCGGTCCCTCCGATTCCGTCAACGAGATCGTCCAGAACCCGACGATCACCGCGCTCCGCGGCCAGCTCGCCGGGGTCGAGCGCCTGCGCGCCGACGCCGAGGAGACCTTGGGGAGACGCCATCCGAGCTACCAGGCCGCCCTGGTGCAGGAGAAGGCCGTGCGCGGCACGATCCAGGCCGAGATCCGCCGCATCGCGGCGGCGAGCCGCAACGACTACCAGGCGGCGCTCGCCAGCGCCCGGACCCTCGCCGACACCCTGGAGCGGCGCAAGGCCGACGCCCTGAAGGTCGGCGACGACTTCGTGCAGCTGCGCGAGCTCGAGCGCCAGGTCGAGGCGAGCCGCGCGGTCTACGAGGCCTTCCTGGTCCGCGCCCGGGAGCTGCAGGAGCAGCAGCGCCTCGACACCTCCGCCTCGCGGATCATCTCGCCGGCCTCGCCGCCGGAGAAGCGCCTCGGCCCCCCGACCCCGGTGGTCTTCGCCGCCGCCCTGGTGGCCGGGCTCGGGCTCGGCCTCGTCGGCAGCCTCGGCCTCGAGCTCCTGGCCGGCCGCGTCCGCTCGCGCCGGCGCCTCGAGGGCCATCTCGGCCGCTCCGGCCTCGACGCCCTGCCCCGGGCACCCCGCGGCGTCGCCGGCGCGGGCGCGTTCCGCGCCAGCTTCGGCACCGCGCGGGGCGACGGCTCCTACGAGGTCGCGCTCGCGCGCCTGCGCCACCGCCTCGCCGCCGCCGCGCCGGGGCAGAGGCCGCTCGTCGTCCTCGTCACCGCGGCGGACGACCGGACCGGCAAGTCGGTGCTGGCCCGGGCGCTGGCGCTCTCGGCCGCGTCCGACCGCGAGCGGGTGATCCTCGTCGATACCGACCCGAAGGGCCTCGTCACCCGCGACCTCGGCGCCGCGGCGCCGCGCGACCTCCCCGCGACCCTGCGCGAGCGCGGGACCCTGGGCGAGGCGCTCATCACCCTCGCGTCGGGCCTGCAGGTCCTGCCGCGGCCCTCCGACCTGCCGCGCGACCTCGCCGGCCGGCTCGCCGACGCGCTCCTGCGCAGCGACGCCGACCTCGTCGTCGTCGATCTCGGCCTCGTCGGCGGCAACGTGGTGACCGAGCGCCTCATCGCCGACGAGCGCATCCCGGTCCTCCTCCTCGCGGTGAGCGCCCGGCGCGGCCGGCTGGCCGCGGTCGACAGGGCGCTGAAGGCGATCGGTGCCGGCCGCCGCCCGCGGATCGTCGTCACCGACGTCGGCGCGCGGGACTGA
- a CDS encoding O-antigen ligase family protein gives MLNALIAIAAATWFTVAYPVLRRRLAVRAASANAPVFWPLALVTVFAFMPLVFTVPREDGNAVLEQGLTASNVVTIVLTGLTALYLLAKIAADRRVLTLPFAMPYLPFTMMIGVNGLSAAWSIVPAYTLYRTAELAVFTLASILIFDRPDIRRRLADLLAIVTVAWLVSVIPETLQSLAHGIVFSSAKNNMMPLVCALLGFAAWFGPPNPRRGRYLMLAAAGFVIAGSAASTGALVAVGPALMIASRRPGLRLAGIVLALVAIAVFLFLMVGLSSFPALLDALSVILQKPRVELANATGRGQFWPVFIAATQDRLLGSGFSAADRFVQLLIPTTGLADELGRDAVFITSSHNMFLSAWAGTGLVGLGFALATLIEPIRFAARADRGTRRIVACLILMLALNGMTTPGLFQDWNVNVLAYVAVLATARAARREAEATASVAEATIPSPSYGGTGRAWPAA, from the coding sequence ATGCTGAACGCCCTGATCGCAATCGCGGCGGCGACCTGGTTCACGGTCGCCTACCCGGTCCTGCGCCGCCGCCTCGCGGTGCGGGCCGCGTCCGCGAACGCGCCGGTCTTCTGGCCGCTCGCGCTCGTGACGGTGTTCGCCTTCATGCCGCTCGTCTTCACGGTGCCGCGCGAGGACGGCAACGCGGTGCTGGAGCAGGGGCTGACGGCCTCGAACGTCGTCACCATCGTGCTCACCGGCCTCACGGCGCTCTACCTGCTCGCCAAGATCGCCGCCGACCGCCGGGTGCTGACCCTGCCCTTCGCCATGCCCTACCTGCCGTTCACGATGATGATCGGGGTGAACGGCCTGAGCGCCGCCTGGTCGATCGTGCCGGCCTACACGCTCTACCGCACCGCCGAGCTCGCGGTGTTCACCCTCGCCTCGATCCTGATCTTCGACCGGCCCGACATCCGGCGGCGGCTGGCCGACCTCCTCGCCATCGTGACGGTCGCCTGGCTCGTCTCGGTGATCCCGGAAACCCTCCAGAGCCTCGCCCACGGCATCGTGTTCTCCTCGGCCAAGAACAACATGATGCCGCTCGTCTGCGCGCTCCTCGGCTTCGCCGCCTGGTTCGGCCCGCCCAACCCGCGGCGCGGCCGCTACCTGATGCTGGCGGCGGCCGGCTTCGTCATCGCGGGCTCCGCCGCCTCGACCGGCGCGCTGGTCGCGGTCGGGCCGGCGCTGATGATCGCCTCGCGCCGGCCCGGCCTGCGGCTCGCCGGCATCGTGCTGGCCCTCGTCGCGATCGCCGTGTTCCTGTTCCTGATGGTCGGCCTGTCGAGCTTCCCGGCCCTCCTCGACGCCCTCTCGGTCATCCTCCAGAAGCCCCGGGTCGAGCTCGCCAACGCTACCGGCCGCGGCCAGTTCTGGCCGGTCTTCATCGCGGCGACGCAGGACCGCCTGCTCGGCTCGGGCTTCTCGGCGGCGGACCGCTTCGTGCAGCTCCTGATCCCGACGACCGGGCTCGCCGACGAGCTCGGCCGCGACGCGGTGTTCATCACGAGCTCGCACAACATGTTCCTGAGCGCCTGGGCCGGCACCGGCCTCGTCGGCCTGGGCTTCGCGCTCGCGACCCTGATCGAGCCGATCCGCTTCGCGGCCCGCGCCGATCGCGGCACGCGCCGCATCGTCGCCTGCCTGATCCTGATGCTCGCCCTCAACGGGATGACGACGCCGGGCCTGTTCCAGGACTGGAACGTCAACGTGCTCGCCTACGTGGCGGTGCTGGCCACCGCGCGGGCGGCGCGGCGCGAGGCCGAGGCGACGGCGAGCGTGGCCGAGGCGACGATCCCCTCGCCGTCCTACGGCGGGACGGGCCGGGCCTGGCCCGCGGCTTGA